A window from Peptococcaceae bacterium 1198_IL3148 encodes these proteins:
- a CDS encoding ABC transporter ATP-binding protein — protein MKRKNLVEMINITKRFPGVIANDQVNLTVRAGEIHALLGENGSGKSTLMSILSGLYRPDEGQILVDGQQVNFKNPRDAIAAGIGMVHQHFKLVDTFTVAENVVLGSKKLGSILRMKNVENQLVEISESYGLRVDPAAKVWQLSVGEKQRVEIVKMLYRGSKLLILDEPTAVLTPQEAGELFITLKRMTKAGHAVIIITHKMHEVMQVADRVTVLRAGKSVGTINCSDVTPKKLANLMMGQEFVSFAKRQQIKKGAAMLQMQNISTAESGHKPGLNNISLSLAAGEILGIVGIAGNGKRELAESIVGLRPVTSGRINIDGQDVTNKTPKDLINTAVSYIPDDRLGTGLVPSLGAIDNLIMKNYQGSELGSGLMISPKKARLHAEKLISEFDVKLASLQAPVRLLSGGNQQRLLLARELSSNPKLVVAVFPSRGLDIAATETVHQLLLEQAAKGAAVLLISEDLEEVFKLCDRVGVLYQGGLMGVLPVKEATPEQIGLMMLGSTQMEVKVS, from the coding sequence ATGAAAAGGAAAAATCTGGTTGAGATGATTAATATCACTAAAAGATTTCCCGGTGTAATTGCCAATGACCAAGTGAATTTAACTGTCCGGGCTGGAGAAATCCATGCGTTGTTAGGTGAGAATGGATCGGGTAAAAGCACGTTAATGTCAATATTATCGGGGTTATACCGTCCTGATGAAGGGCAAATTTTAGTAGATGGTCAACAGGTTAACTTTAAAAATCCTCGAGATGCCATTGCCGCGGGGATTGGGATGGTGCATCAGCATTTTAAGTTGGTGGATACCTTTACAGTGGCAGAAAATGTAGTTTTGGGTTCCAAGAAACTTGGATCGATATTACGCATGAAAAATGTTGAAAATCAGTTGGTAGAGATATCAGAGAGTTATGGCTTGCGCGTTGACCCTGCTGCCAAGGTATGGCAACTGTCGGTAGGTGAGAAACAGCGAGTGGAAATCGTTAAAATGCTTTATCGGGGTTCTAAATTACTAATTTTAGATGAACCCACTGCGGTTCTAACCCCCCAGGAAGCGGGAGAACTTTTTATTACATTAAAGCGAATGACCAAAGCAGGGCATGCGGTAATTATCATAACTCACAAAATGCATGAGGTTATGCAAGTGGCAGACCGCGTAACGGTATTGCGGGCTGGCAAATCCGTTGGAACTATTAATTGTAGTGATGTTACGCCTAAAAAGTTGGCTAACTTGATGATGGGTCAAGAATTTGTCAGTTTTGCTAAGCGCCAGCAAATAAAAAAAGGTGCTGCCATGTTACAAATGCAGAATATTAGTACTGCCGAATCAGGTCATAAGCCAGGCTTAAATAACATCTCTCTGTCATTGGCTGCTGGAGAAATACTGGGCATTGTTGGTATTGCAGGCAATGGTAAAAGAGAGTTAGCTGAATCGATTGTTGGTTTGCGACCGGTTACCAGCGGCAGAATTAATATAGATGGTCAAGATGTGACCAACAAAACACCAAAGGATTTAATTAATACTGCCGTTAGTTATATACCTGATGATCGCTTGGGCACAGGGTTGGTGCCGTCATTGGGTGCCATCGATAACTTAATTATGAAAAATTACCAAGGCAGCGAGCTGGGTTCGGGACTGATGATTAGCCCTAAGAAAGCCCGATTGCATGCTGAAAAACTTATTAGTGAGTTTGACGTCAAACTGGCCAGTTTACAGGCGCCGGTAAGATTGTTATCCGGCGGTAACCAACAACGTTTATTGTTGGCCAGAGAACTTTCTAGCAATCCTAAATTGGTTGTGGCTGTTTTTCCATCCAGAGGTTTGGATATTGCGGCCACCGAAACGGTACACCAGTTATTATTGGAACAGGCTGCTAAGGGCGCGGCTGTTTTGCTGATTTCTGAAGACCTAGAAGAAGTGTTTAAACTTTGTGACCGAGTGGGCGTGCTGTATCAGGGTGGCTTGATGGGTGTACTGCCAGTGAAAGAAGCAACACCGGAGCAGATCGGCTTAATGATGCTTGGTTCAACACAAATGGAGGTAAAGGTGTCATGA